A single window of Mycobacteriales bacterium DNA harbors:
- a CDS encoding PAS domain-containing protein produces MTTPGVHPGTGDGGQPPSDSDASVLFAFALESGRAVTWVLDLTTNRFHFTGGALQLFGPNASAGSGHVGTDDFFSIVHRDDRERLNATAVDSFATGEDFVCEYRTIGPDGSVHWQAARGRPVHDEAGRPLRLVGVTNEITELRAAEAALRETQERMRAVLAAAPILLLAFDHDGVVTLAEGRELAALGDPTTALVGRSVAELLGPPGAEAVQAASAGRPWAGRLPLGGRVYDVSCLPSSDTDDAGLVVATDVTDRAATEEQLEHQALHDALTGLANRERLQRFLDRCAERN; encoded by the coding sequence ATGACGACACCCGGGGTTCACCCGGGCACGGGGGACGGCGGGCAACCGCCCAGCGACAGCGACGCCTCGGTGCTGTTCGCCTTCGCGCTCGAGAGCGGACGCGCCGTCACCTGGGTCCTCGACCTAACGACCAACAGGTTCCACTTCACCGGCGGCGCCCTGCAGCTGTTCGGCCCGAACGCCAGCGCGGGGAGCGGCCATGTCGGCACCGACGACTTCTTCTCGATCGTCCATCGCGACGACCGCGAGCGGCTCAACGCGACTGCGGTGGACTCCTTCGCCACCGGCGAGGACTTCGTCTGCGAATACCGCACGATCGGCCCGGACGGCAGCGTCCACTGGCAGGCCGCCCGGGGCCGGCCGGTCCACGACGAGGCCGGCCGGCCGCTTCGCCTGGTGGGCGTCACCAACGAGATCACCGAGCTGCGAGCGGCCGAGGCCGCTCTGCGCGAGACCCAGGAACGCATGCGCGCGGTGCTCGCCGCCGCGCCGATCCTGTTGCTGGCCTTCGACCATGACGGCGTCGTAACCCTCGCCGAAGGGCGCGAGCTAGCGGCGCTCGGCGACCCGACGACCGCTCTGGTGGGGCGGTCGGTGGCCGAGCTGCTCGGGCCGCCCGGAGCGGAGGCCGTCCAGGCGGCGAGCGCCGGTCGGCCGTGGGCGGGCCGGCTCCCGCTCGGCGGGCGGGTCTACGACGTGTCCTGCCTGCCTTCGAGCGACACCGACGACGCAGGCCTCGTCGTCGCGACCGACGTCACCGACCGGGCGGCGACCGAGGAGCAGCTCGAGCACCAGGCCCTGCACGACGCGCTCACCGGCCTGGCCAACCGGGAGCGGCTGCAGCGCTTCCTGGACCGTTGCGCGGAGCGCAAC
- a CDS encoding Dabb family protein, which produces MPRVQHVVLFRFRPGLSAAEEAELVAMVRGWPADIGGFRTLRFGRDTSGRAAGWEWLLLQEFDDEATLRAYQDHPAHQRFVGWIKDHGRELIAFDYPLDAESSIVETGP; this is translated from the coding sequence ATGCCGCGGGTGCAGCACGTCGTCCTGTTCCGCTTCCGACCCGGCTTGTCCGCCGCGGAGGAGGCCGAGCTGGTTGCGATGGTGCGGGGCTGGCCCGCGGATATCGGCGGCTTCCGTACGTTGCGCTTCGGTCGCGACACCAGCGGCCGCGCCGCCGGGTGGGAGTGGCTGCTGCTGCAGGAGTTCGACGACGAGGCGACGTTGCGCGCCTACCAGGACCATCCCGCGCACCAGCGTTTCGTCGGCTGGATCAAGGACCACGGCCGCGAGCTGATCGCGTTCGACTACCCCCTCGATGCCGAGAGCTCGATCGTCGAGACCGGTCCGTAG
- a CDS encoding YceI family protein, protein MSETLTPAITDLTGDYRIDTAHTRIGFVARHAMVSKVRGTFKQFEGRAHLDQADPTKSTATVTIDIASIDTGTEQRDAHLRTNDFFDAPNHPTMTFQSTKVEKVDDDTYRMTGDLTLKGVTKPVTVEWEHTGTSKDPMGNLRAGFDGKATINRKDWGVEWNAPLETGGVLVSDKIVLEFDVSAIKSDAAS, encoded by the coding sequence ATGAGCGAGACCCTCACCCCGGCCATCACCGACCTGACCGGTGACTACCGGATCGACACCGCGCACACCCGTATCGGCTTCGTCGCGCGGCACGCGATGGTGTCCAAGGTGCGCGGCACCTTCAAGCAGTTCGAAGGCCGTGCCCACCTCGACCAGGCCGACCCCACCAAGTCCACCGCGACGGTCACGATCGACATCGCCAGCATCGACACCGGCACCGAGCAGCGCGACGCGCACCTGCGCACCAACGACTTCTTCGACGCGCCCAACCACCCGACCATGACCTTCCAGAGCACGAAGGTCGAGAAGGTCGACGACGACACCTACCGGATGACCGGCGACCTCACGCTCAAGGGCGTCACCAAGCCGGTGACGGTGGAGTGGGAGCACACGGGCACCTCGAAGGACCCGATGGGCAACCTGCGGGCCGGCTTCGACGGCAAGGCGACCATCAACCGCAAGGACTGGGGCGTCGAGTGGAACGCGCCGCTCGAGACCGGCGGCGTCCTCGTCTCCGACAAGATCGTGCTGGAGTTCGACGTCTCCGCGATCAAGTCCGACGCTGCAAGCTGA